A genomic segment from Spinacia oleracea cultivar Varoflay chromosome 3, BTI_SOV_V1, whole genome shotgun sequence encodes:
- the LOC110801071 gene encoding uncharacterized protein, whose translation MEITLKSDIGTYLGSPISFSTSKTKDFQFLCDKMTSRISSWSASTLTQAGKLILMNGILASLCNHILSIFLLQKKITNSLDSMIKKFFWRAKGKEHAIHWRNKLILENPKGMGGLGIRNVAMFNRAMLYKYAWRCEAQKESILSRMYKAKYGTLPLQAGGKRVTKPHWSWGFKGMCKVAMEFHKGTRWKLGNGRNINTEGDLWADNQEVKFKANTNDQVRKDFSKVESLIDWNKREWNQNLIWNNFPRMDAQRILNSYIPENGKDDEQRWSHTKSGQYSVKTGYGFLVSQSDDHKKYQEDSKIWKTLWVINTLHKWKVFMWKVCNNALPTKTNINQRGIYVDPVCVFCNKEEETASHVFRDCEWSSRMWQSCPLGINTRAGSTTTIQEWVKNWIRQLSRDDAPYYDSTNIFFAGFWAIWKHRNEIIFRGVEPSPITILETLHHWTNTSQKAAHNRVDRSGRTTTTSTRNEEENTVSIGNNEIGETTLYANVDGAWKMDKKCKDKSYAGIGWRIYNNITNTTIHTMSMPIRCTSAADAEARGILHLLKWLIDKEYKEVIVNTDCRVLIRYIETVQEAPTNLRNLIEDIRKLGNNFSFCKINFTSRQATLDAHKLAIQARITGLQESF comes from the coding sequence ATGGAAATCACTCTGAAATCTGATATAGGTACATACTTGGGATCACCAATCTCCTTCTCCACTTCAAAAACAAAAGATTTTCAATTCCTATGTGATAAAATGACATCTAGAATCTCTTCGTGGAGTGCTTCCACTCTTACCCAAGCAGGTAAACTGATTTTGATGAATGGTATTTTGGCTTCACTTTGTAACCATATTCTATCCATTTTCCTACtgcaaaaaaaaatcacaaattcaCTAGACTCCATGATCAAAAAGTTTTTTTGGAGAGCTAAAGGGAAGGAGCACGCAATTCACTGGCGTAataaattgattcttgaaaacCCGAAGGGGATGGGTGGACTAGGAATAAGGAATGTAGCTATGTTCAATAGGGCCATGCTTTACAAATATGCTTGGAGATGTGAGGCGCAGAAAGAGAGCATTCTGTCAAGAATGTATAAGGCAAAGTATGGTACCTTACCTCTACAAGCAGGGGGAAAGAGAGTAACCAAGCCACACTGGTCATGGGGGTTCAAAGGAATGTGCAAAGTAGCAATGGAGTTCCATAAAGGAACGAGATGGAAACTAGGGAATGGGAGAAACATCAACACTGAGGGAGACTTATGGGCTGATAATCAGGAGGTTAAATTCAAGGCAAACACCAATGATCAAGTAAGGAAAGACTTTTCTAAGGTAGAAAGCCTGATTGACTGGAATAAAAGGGAATGGAACCAGAACCTTATATGGAACAATTTCCCAAGAATGGATGCACAACGAATACTGAATTCGTACATCCCTGAGAATGGTAAAGATGATGAACAAAGATGGTCACACACAAAGTCTGGTCAATACTCGGTCAAAACGGGGTATGGTTTCCTAGTCAGTCAAAGTGATGACCATAAGAAATACCAAGAAGATAGCAAAATTTGGAAGACGTTATGGGTAATAAACACTCTACATAAATGGAAAGTCTTCATGTGGAAAGTTTGCAATAACGCTCTACCAACAAAAACAAACATCAATCAAAGAGGGATATATGTTGATCCCGTCTGTGTGTTCTGCAACAAAGAAGAGGAGACTGCATCTCATGTGTTTCGCGACTGTGAATGGTCATCAAGAATGTGGCAATCTTGCCCACTTGGCATTAACACTAGAGCTGGCAGCACAACAACAATCCAGGAATGGGTTAAAAACTGGATAAGGCAACTATCAAGAGATGATGCTCCCTACTACGATTCAACTAACATTTTCTTTGCAGGTTTTTGGGCGATTTGGAAGCACAGGAACGAGATCATTTTTAGGGGGGTAGAACCCAGCCCAATAACGATATTAGAAACTCTCCATCATTGGACTAACACCTCACAAAAGGCAGCCCACAATAGAGTGGATCGCAGtggaagaacaacaacaacatcaactaGGAATGAAGAGGAAAATACTGTTTCAATTGGCAACAACGAGATTGGGGAGACCACTTTATATGCAAATGTAGATGGTGCATGGAAGATGGACAAGAAATGCAAAGACAAGAGCTATGCGGGCATCGGATGGAGGATATACAACAATATCACCAATACCACTATACATACAATGAGCATGCCCATAAGATGCACATCGGCAGCAGATGCAGAAGCAAGAGGAATACTACACTTACTGAAATGGCTGATTGACAAAGAGTATAAGGAGGTAATAGTCAACACGGACTGCAGGGTACTAATCAGGTATATTGAGACAGTCCAAGAAGCGCCAACAAACCTGAGAAATCTGATAGAAGATATCCGCAAATTAGGGAATAACTTTAGCTtctgtaaaataaattttactAGTAGACAAGCTACTCTGGACGCCCACAAACTGGCAATCCAAGCTAGGATAACTGGTCTCCAGGAAAGCTTCTAA
- the LOC110801043 gene encoding LEAF RUST 10 DISEASE-RESISTANCEUS RECEPTOR-LIKE PROTEIN KINASE-like 1.2 isoform X1: protein MVLDCIHQNKMKSTLFNLTLLLQLHLLVCLSENHFGDCITRFCGNLSIKYPFHLNNEQKSYCGYPGFEVYCRNDGLVLFNISRDTYVIRNISYETEKFEVVNYALAGDVLGGSGCLDSMKNLTFENNLIGFASNHDDMFVFPNCSGIVEGEYRENRVKCKGIAVYRNESRLSYLKENCNGEVIAVPYNDKGQSGGRITDTLGNGLMLNWTAYNCTDCLKTGGQCGFDAKNFQFNCYCPDRTHALHCVVTVVPHVQKKGLSGKVVGLGIGIGIGVFMLLVLALPIALWHLKKLRSGDSKFVARSVSLDGSASDLERGNIYFGVPLFSYRDLLEATDNFNESKELGDGGFGTVYYGKLKDGREVAVKRLYEKSFRRVEQFMNEVQILTRLRHQHLVSLYGCTSQHSRELLLVYEYVENGTVADHLHGKKAKPGSLTWAVRLGIAIETASALSYLHASDIIHRDVKTNNILLDNTFKVRVADFGLSRLFPTDVTHVSTAPQGTPGYLDPEYHQCYQLTGKSDVYSFGVVLIELISSLPAIDLERHRQEINLSNYAMNRIQRCAFDELVDPHLGFASDFKVRKMTTMVAELAFQCLQHDKEFRPSMDEVFKSLNRIESADFDALQEEEMAVERVKIQTSNLPPSPIENVHAQLLSNNQVHPPSPISVMDKWDSRSTIPSK from the exons ATGGTGCTGGATTGTATTCATCAAAACAAAATGAAGTCAACTTTATTCAATCTAACTCTGTTACTTCAGCTTCATCTTCTGGTTTGTTTATCAGAGAATCATTTCGGGGACTGCATAACGAGGTTTTGTGGAAATCTAAGCATAAAATATCCTTTTCATTTAAATAATGAGCAAAAATCATATTGTGGTTATCCTGGTTTTGAGGTATACTGCAGGAATGATGGATTGGTTTTGTTCAATATATCAAGGGACACATATGTAATACGAAACATTTCGTATGAAACTGAGAAGTTTGAAGTGGTAAACTATGCTTTGGCTGGTGATGTTTTAGGTGGAAGTGGTTGTTTGGATTCGATGAAGAATCTGACTTTTGAGAACAATTTGATCGGGTTTGCATCTAATCATGATGATATGTTTGTATTTCCGAATTGCTCAGGAATAGTTGAAGGAGAATATAGGGAGAATAGAGTGAAATGCAAAGGTATAGCTGTGTATAGGAATGAGTCAAGACTGAGTTATTTGAAGGAAAACTGTAATGGAGAGGTTATTGCAGTGCCTTACAATGATAAAGGTCAGAGTGGTGGTAGAATCACTGACACATTGGGAAACGGGTTGATGCTTAACTGGACAGCTTATAATTGCACCGACTGTTTAAAAACTGGGGGGCAGTGTGGATTTGATGCCAAGAATTTTCAGTTCAATTGTTACTGCCCTGATAGAACTCATGCTCTTCATTGTGTTGTGACTGTTGTCCCACATGTTCAAA AGAAGGGTCTGTCTGGAAAAGTAGTGGGATTAG GCattggaattggaattggagtatttatGCTTCTGGTTTTAGCACTACCTATAGCCTTGTGGCACCTGAAGAAGCTGAGATCTGGTGACTCAAAATTTGTGGCTCGGAGTGTATCCCTTGACGGTAGTGCATCAGATCTGGAGAGAGGAAACATATACTTTGGCGTTCCACTCTTCTCCTACAGAGATCTTTTAGAAGCTACTGATAATTTTAATGAGTCTAAAGAGCTCGGTGATGGAGGCTTCGGAACAGTTTATTATG GAAAGCTAAAAGATGGAAGGGAAGTAGCAGTAAAACGGTTGTATGAAAAGAGCTTCAGAAGGGTGGAACAGTTCATGAATGAAGTTCAAATACTGACACGTTTGAGACACCAACACCTTGTATCTCTTTATGGATGCACTTCCCAACACAGCAGGGAACTATTACTTGTATATGAGTATGTTGAAAATGGCACAGTGGCAGATCATTTGCATGGTAAAAAGGCAAAACCTGGATCACTGACATGGGCTGTTCGTCTTGGTATTGCTATTGAAACAGCTAGTGCACTCTCTTACCTCCATGCTTCTGATATCATTCATCGTGATGTCAAAACTAACAACATTCTCCTTGATAACACCTTTAAAGTTAGGGTGGCTGATTTCGGGCTTTCTAGATTATTTCCTACTGATGTAACTCATGTCTCAACAGCACCACAGGGTACTCCTGGGTATCTTGACCCGGAATATCACCAATGTTACCAGCTAACTGGTAAGAGTGATGTTTACAGCTTCGGGGTTGTTCTCATTGAGCTTATTTCTTCTTTGCCTGCAATTGACTTGGAGAGGCACAGACAAGAGATCAACTTGTCTAACTATGCCATGAACAGAATCCAACGGTGTGCATTTGATGAGTTGGTTGACCCACATCTAGGTTTTGCTTCAGATTTCAAGGTTAGGAAGATGACTACTATGGTGGCAGAGCTTGCGTTTCAGTGTTTGCAACATGATAAAGAGTTTAGGCCGTCAATGGATGAGGTGTTTAAGTCCTTGAACAGGATAGAGAGTGCTGATTTTGATGCACTGCAGGAAGAAGAGATGGCTGTAGAAAGGGTGAAAATACAAACTAGTAATCTACCACCTTCACCTATCGAAAATGTTCACGCACAGCTGTTGAGTAATAATCAGGTACATCCACCATCTCCAATTTCTGTAATGGATAAATGGGACAGTAGATCCACTATACCAAGTAAGTAA
- the LOC110801043 gene encoding LEAF RUST 10 DISEASE-RESISTANCEUS RECEPTOR-LIKE PROTEIN KINASE-like 1.2 isoform X3, with product MVLDCIHQNKMKSTLFNLTLLLQLHLLVCLSENHFGDCITRFCGNLSIKYPFHLNNEQKSYCGYPGFEVYCRNDGLVLFNISRDTYVIRNISYETEKFEVVNYALAGDVLGGSGCLDSMKNLTFENNLIGFASNHDDMFVFPNCSGIVEGEYRENRVKCKGIAVYRNESRLSYLKENCNGEVIAVPYNDKGQSGGRITDTLGNGLMLNWTAYNCTDCLKTGGQCGFDAKNFQFNCYCPDRTHALHCVVTVVPHVQSIGIGIGVFMLLVLALPIALWHLKKLRSGDSKFVARSVSLDGSASDLERGNIYFGVPLFSYRDLLEATDNFNESKELGDGGFGTVYYGKLKDGREVAVKRLYEKSFRRVEQFMNEVQILTRLRHQHLVSLYGCTSQHSRELLLVYEYVENGTVADHLHGKKAKPGSLTWAVRLGIAIETASALSYLHASDIIHRDVKTNNILLDNTFKVRVADFGLSRLFPTDVTHVSTAPQGTPGYLDPEYHQCYQLTGKSDVYSFGVVLIELISSLPAIDLERHRQEINLSNYAMNRIQRCAFDELVDPHLGFASDFKVRKMTTMVAELAFQCLQHDKEFRPSMDEVFKSLNRIESADFDALQEEEMAVERVKIQTSNLPPSPIENVHAQLLSNNQVHPPSPISVMDKWDSRSTIPSK from the exons ATGGTGCTGGATTGTATTCATCAAAACAAAATGAAGTCAACTTTATTCAATCTAACTCTGTTACTTCAGCTTCATCTTCTGGTTTGTTTATCAGAGAATCATTTCGGGGACTGCATAACGAGGTTTTGTGGAAATCTAAGCATAAAATATCCTTTTCATTTAAATAATGAGCAAAAATCATATTGTGGTTATCCTGGTTTTGAGGTATACTGCAGGAATGATGGATTGGTTTTGTTCAATATATCAAGGGACACATATGTAATACGAAACATTTCGTATGAAACTGAGAAGTTTGAAGTGGTAAACTATGCTTTGGCTGGTGATGTTTTAGGTGGAAGTGGTTGTTTGGATTCGATGAAGAATCTGACTTTTGAGAACAATTTGATCGGGTTTGCATCTAATCATGATGATATGTTTGTATTTCCGAATTGCTCAGGAATAGTTGAAGGAGAATATAGGGAGAATAGAGTGAAATGCAAAGGTATAGCTGTGTATAGGAATGAGTCAAGACTGAGTTATTTGAAGGAAAACTGTAATGGAGAGGTTATTGCAGTGCCTTACAATGATAAAGGTCAGAGTGGTGGTAGAATCACTGACACATTGGGAAACGGGTTGATGCTTAACTGGACAGCTTATAATTGCACCGACTGTTTAAAAACTGGGGGGCAGTGTGGATTTGATGCCAAGAATTTTCAGTTCAATTGTTACTGCCCTGATAGAACTCATGCTCTTCATTGTGTTGTGACTGTTGTCCCACATGTTCAAA GCattggaattggaattggagtatttatGCTTCTGGTTTTAGCACTACCTATAGCCTTGTGGCACCTGAAGAAGCTGAGATCTGGTGACTCAAAATTTGTGGCTCGGAGTGTATCCCTTGACGGTAGTGCATCAGATCTGGAGAGAGGAAACATATACTTTGGCGTTCCACTCTTCTCCTACAGAGATCTTTTAGAAGCTACTGATAATTTTAATGAGTCTAAAGAGCTCGGTGATGGAGGCTTCGGAACAGTTTATTATG GAAAGCTAAAAGATGGAAGGGAAGTAGCAGTAAAACGGTTGTATGAAAAGAGCTTCAGAAGGGTGGAACAGTTCATGAATGAAGTTCAAATACTGACACGTTTGAGACACCAACACCTTGTATCTCTTTATGGATGCACTTCCCAACACAGCAGGGAACTATTACTTGTATATGAGTATGTTGAAAATGGCACAGTGGCAGATCATTTGCATGGTAAAAAGGCAAAACCTGGATCACTGACATGGGCTGTTCGTCTTGGTATTGCTATTGAAACAGCTAGTGCACTCTCTTACCTCCATGCTTCTGATATCATTCATCGTGATGTCAAAACTAACAACATTCTCCTTGATAACACCTTTAAAGTTAGGGTGGCTGATTTCGGGCTTTCTAGATTATTTCCTACTGATGTAACTCATGTCTCAACAGCACCACAGGGTACTCCTGGGTATCTTGACCCGGAATATCACCAATGTTACCAGCTAACTGGTAAGAGTGATGTTTACAGCTTCGGGGTTGTTCTCATTGAGCTTATTTCTTCTTTGCCTGCAATTGACTTGGAGAGGCACAGACAAGAGATCAACTTGTCTAACTATGCCATGAACAGAATCCAACGGTGTGCATTTGATGAGTTGGTTGACCCACATCTAGGTTTTGCTTCAGATTTCAAGGTTAGGAAGATGACTACTATGGTGGCAGAGCTTGCGTTTCAGTGTTTGCAACATGATAAAGAGTTTAGGCCGTCAATGGATGAGGTGTTTAAGTCCTTGAACAGGATAGAGAGTGCTGATTTTGATGCACTGCAGGAAGAAGAGATGGCTGTAGAAAGGGTGAAAATACAAACTAGTAATCTACCACCTTCACCTATCGAAAATGTTCACGCACAGCTGTTGAGTAATAATCAGGTACATCCACCATCTCCAATTTCTGTAATGGATAAATGGGACAGTAGATCCACTATACCAAGTAAGTAA
- the LOC110801043 gene encoding LEAF RUST 10 DISEASE-RESISTANCEUS RECEPTOR-LIKE PROTEIN KINASE-like 1.2 isoform X2: MGLINKLINLSISISPFFILCSLALDQYFQDCEPRECGSNTITYPFYIPGLQKSFCGHWGFEVTCNSKNQTIINLSNNTYAVQEILYGFQSLHIVNTAFIDSSFNCAPDIHNFTLDKKMFQFSFPGEAFLLQDCTEDFKKSLGQYKEASCVSGNKSVDLLAINAEHMNLSKFVGNCERFVSVPYDKERKNDTDIDGAIRKGFQLNWVVSNCSICAESGGRCGYHIETSSQMQCFCPHGAYPHTCPKKGLSGKVVGLGIGIGIGVFMLLVLALPIALWHLKKLRSGDSKFVARSVSLDGSASDLERGNIYFGVPLFSYRDLLEATDNFNESKELGDGGFGTVYYGKLKDGREVAVKRLYEKSFRRVEQFMNEVQILTRLRHQHLVSLYGCTSQHSRELLLVYEYVENGTVADHLHGKKAKPGSLTWAVRLGIAIETASALSYLHASDIIHRDVKTNNILLDNTFKVRVADFGLSRLFPTDVTHVSTAPQGTPGYLDPEYHQCYQLTGKSDVYSFGVVLIELISSLPAIDLERHRQEINLSNYAMNRIQRCAFDELVDPHLGFASDFKVRKMTTMVAELAFQCLQHDKEFRPSMDEVFKSLNRIESADFDALQEEEMAVERVKIQTSNLPPSPIENVHAQLLSNNQVHPPSPISVMDKWDSRSTIPSK; encoded by the exons ATGGGTTTAATCAATAAACTCATAAACCTATCCATCTCAATTTCCCCCTTCTTTATATTATGTTCTTTGGCCTTGGATCAATATTTTCAAGACTGTGAACCTAGAGAGTGTGGAAGCAATACCATTACTTACCCTTTCTATATTCCAGGCCTACAGAAGTCCTTTTGTGGCCACTGGGGTTTTGAAGTCACTTGTAATAGCAAGAATCAAACAATCATCAATCTCTCTAATAATACATATGCTGTTCAAGAAATTCTTTATGGATTTCAATCTTTGCATATAGTAAACACCGCCTTTATTGATAGTAGTTTCAATTGTGCTCCTGATATTCATAACTTCACTTTGGATAAGAAAATGTTTCAGTTTAGTTTCCCTGGTGAGGCATTCTTGTTGCAAGATTGCACTGAGGATTTCAAAAAATCTTTAGGACAATACAAAGAGGCCTCATGCGTTTCTGGTAATAAAAGTGTGGATCTTCTTGCCATAAACGCAGAACATATGAATTTGAGCAAATTTGTTGGCAACTGTGAAAGATTTGTTTCAGTGCCATATGATAAAGAAAGGAAAAATGATACTGATATTGATGGTGCAATAAGAAAGGGGTTTCAGCTGAATTGGGTTGTTAGTAATTGTAGCATTTGTGCTGAAAGTGGAGGGAGATGCGGATATCATATTGAAACTAGTTCACAAATGCAGTGTTTCTGTCCTCATGGTGCTTACCCTCATACATGCCCGA AGAAGGGTCTGTCTGGAAAAGTAGTGGGATTAG GCattggaattggaattggagtatttatGCTTCTGGTTTTAGCACTACCTATAGCCTTGTGGCACCTGAAGAAGCTGAGATCTGGTGACTCAAAATTTGTGGCTCGGAGTGTATCCCTTGACGGTAGTGCATCAGATCTGGAGAGAGGAAACATATACTTTGGCGTTCCACTCTTCTCCTACAGAGATCTTTTAGAAGCTACTGATAATTTTAATGAGTCTAAAGAGCTCGGTGATGGAGGCTTCGGAACAGTTTATTATG GAAAGCTAAAAGATGGAAGGGAAGTAGCAGTAAAACGGTTGTATGAAAAGAGCTTCAGAAGGGTGGAACAGTTCATGAATGAAGTTCAAATACTGACACGTTTGAGACACCAACACCTTGTATCTCTTTATGGATGCACTTCCCAACACAGCAGGGAACTATTACTTGTATATGAGTATGTTGAAAATGGCACAGTGGCAGATCATTTGCATGGTAAAAAGGCAAAACCTGGATCACTGACATGGGCTGTTCGTCTTGGTATTGCTATTGAAACAGCTAGTGCACTCTCTTACCTCCATGCTTCTGATATCATTCATCGTGATGTCAAAACTAACAACATTCTCCTTGATAACACCTTTAAAGTTAGGGTGGCTGATTTCGGGCTTTCTAGATTATTTCCTACTGATGTAACTCATGTCTCAACAGCACCACAGGGTACTCCTGGGTATCTTGACCCGGAATATCACCAATGTTACCAGCTAACTGGTAAGAGTGATGTTTACAGCTTCGGGGTTGTTCTCATTGAGCTTATTTCTTCTTTGCCTGCAATTGACTTGGAGAGGCACAGACAAGAGATCAACTTGTCTAACTATGCCATGAACAGAATCCAACGGTGTGCATTTGATGAGTTGGTTGACCCACATCTAGGTTTTGCTTCAGATTTCAAGGTTAGGAAGATGACTACTATGGTGGCAGAGCTTGCGTTTCAGTGTTTGCAACATGATAAAGAGTTTAGGCCGTCAATGGATGAGGTGTTTAAGTCCTTGAACAGGATAGAGAGTGCTGATTTTGATGCACTGCAGGAAGAAGAGATGGCTGTAGAAAGGGTGAAAATACAAACTAGTAATCTACCACCTTCACCTATCGAAAATGTTCACGCACAGCTGTTGAGTAATAATCAGGTACATCCACCATCTCCAATTTCTGTAATGGATAAATGGGACAGTAGATCCACTATACCAAGTAAGTAA